The Cutaneotrichosporon cavernicola HIS019 DNA, chromosome: 5 DNA segment ccgacaccTTCAACCCGGACCGATACGATGACGCTTCCATCCCGCGCACCCAACTTCCGAGCGTGTGGGGTGGTCTTCTGAGCTTTATTGGTGGCCCGCACCACTGCCTTGGGTTCAGGTTTGCTTTGCTTGAGATCAAGGCCGTGTTGTTTGTGGTAGTGCGAAACTTTGAGTTTGCGCCGTCGGGAGAAAAGGAGTTTGCACGCTTCTCACCCAGTATCATCCAACGTCCAGTTGTGGTGGGACAGGAGAGGAAGGGCATGCAGTTGCCCGTGATGGTGCGCGCGCTCTCCGCCGAGTAGGCAGGAAAGGCGAAACGACCAGAAGATGGATAAGGAATGGAAGAGGAGTAGTGTAAGAACGTCAAAACGTAAGAGGTTGTAACTGAGATGCAGTTGATGCGTGTTGCGGTGTTTTAGTGGTGGAGATTCAAGGTGCCAAGTGCAACGGATTACTCGTTGAGAACTGTCGCGGCTTCCCCCTCCGAGTTTTCGACGCTGAAGCGTTCTCTATCGTGCAGAACATGCGCGGCAAGTACCGCCTGCTCCACCCACACCTTGGTCCCCTGGGCACAGGCAATCGGGCCCGCTTCGACTTCGGCTTCAAGCCAGATGTACATCACATGGCCTCGATAGGCTGGACTGACTGGATTGCTATTAACACGCATCCCAATACTAAAACCCCACTAACACGCATCCTCGCTGACGTTGGGGTCGACGCGCACAAGCACCTTGCCTGCTGCATGCCGGCCCGCGAGTTTATCGTACGCCTCGCGGGCCTGCTCAAACTCCCAGACGCTATCGCGCACAACGCGAATCACCCCGCGTTCCATGAGCCCTACGACTGCCTCACGTTCCGCCAGGCTGGGGCTCATCATGTTGCAGGCGCCCCATTTGCGTCCTacgccgccgagccacGGCGACATCGGCCACCACTCGTTGAGTTTCATCGTCCATACAGCGCGCACAAAATCCGGGAACCAGAATGTCGGCGGCTTGATACCGACACTCTCGTAGATTccgccctcgacaaggaAGGCGGGGGAGGCCTTGTACACGTCCTGGAAGCCGAGGGTGTCGAGGACCGCGTTGAACGGTGTTTTCTCGTACGTGCgcgccaagaagcgcggGAGCGACTTGTGCAGCGTATAATCGACAATCTCGATTTAGTCACTTTATAATAAAAAGCTTACCTCGTCAGCACCAAGACTCTTAACCATATCAGAATTCTTGCCGCTACACACACCCACAACGCGGCCCAAGTGCCCGACGACGTGGCGGAGCATCTGCACCGCCATGGTTCCGATACCGCCGCTGGCGGCAATGACGAGGACCGAGtcgccggccttggcgccgCTCTCAACCACCATCCGATGGGCAgtgagggcggcgaggagggcggcagAATCGGCAAAAGATACGTTTGCAGGTTTGGGAACGGCATACCGGGCTGGAATGGCGGCGTATTCGGCCAGTGCGCCGGTTCCTgttgggaggaggtgcgaTGCTGGGAGCATGGCGCACACACCGTCGCCTTTGTTGAAGCGCTGTGGTGCGCCGGGACCAAAGGGggtctcgccctcggtctCGTTCTTAAGTGGGCCGGTGGGATCGGGGTGCCACACGTCCACCACCGTTCCGCTCAGGTCCATCTCGGGGACGTTGAAGGGGGCCTTGCGGAAGCGTTGGGGGATGAGCGTCATTTGGAAGATTGCGCCAGGGTTAAGAGAGGCGTAAGCGATGCGGATTAGGATCCATTCCTCAGGTTGGGGGACGTCGCTTGGGAGGGGGtgaggtgggagggtgggggtggggcgCTCAATCAGGTCCAGCACGGATGGCGGAAGGCCACGGCCCGTGATGGTCCATGCGCGAGAGGTCGGGGGTGGGTGCTGCATGGGAGTGAGGGGAAGGTTGGGCGGTGAGGGGAAGGTATTGAGTTTGAGAGGCTCGAGGCTCGAGGGCTCGAGAATAGGTTTGAAGCTGGGCCGAGGATGGTAAGGGTGGCGACGATGGAGACGAGGAATGGGAGGTTATATACTCTTCACATGAATGAGTAAATGTGAGATGGAGGGGGGCGGTTGTGGGGTGACATAAGAGTGACGAGTCACTGCGGCACGACTTGAGGAATGTCTTAGCAATGCGGAATGCTATGTCTCCATCCTGAACCCCACATTTGTTCATTCAACCTTGCGGCGTTGAAAGCTGCCTCGTAACCGCGCTAGAACACGTTGGCCGGCTGGCAGCGCGTCTGGGTGCAAGTCGACGTGGGAGTCCTTGTCGACGTGGGAGTCCTTGTCGACGTGGGAGTCCTTGTCGACGGTGAGCCTGTGGTGCCGGATGCActcgcgtccgcctcggcacTGTTTCGCTTCATGTCTATCATTACGTAGTCATAATGGTACAACAGTCTTCTACAGTTGGGCCTTGTCATGGCTGTTGTAACAACTCGCCGCTTACCCGGCAAACAGGCACCGGTGCGCATCAGTCCGAAGCATCTCCCAGTGCGAGACTGGCACGCCGCGGTCTTGCCGGTCCCAGAACTCCTGGATGAGGCGGATGCAGGCGCGCGTGTCGAAACACTTCTGCGGGCCGGGGTGCTCGAGCAGCCGGATGAGGGGCTCGCGGCCTTCGTGTCCCAGGTGGAAGCCGGCGAGCATGAGCGGCCAGAGGagcctggcgtcagcatTGGCGTGGGTAGCAAAAGTTAGATGGAGTCGGTTCCCTCACACCTCCCCTTGACTCGGCAGGTACTTACCAGTTCAGCGTCGGGCCctcctcaaagtcgagctCACGGACCAACTCGAGGATCGCCGTTGCGGACGacacgacgcgctcgttgTCTgcgtcaaagtcgagcacgtcgcgcATGAGGGCGATCTGCATTGCGTGTCGGTAGCAGTGGTTGCCGTATTGTGCACGCGTGTGGTACGGGCTGTAGTTGAAGCCCTGGTCTAGGACCTGGAGTTCGCCGAGGATGCCATTGGCCGCGTCCTGTAGTTGAGGGGGTGGGGCTCGCAGTCCCCCAACACTCTGCAGCGCTTGCGTCTCGCGTGCTGTCCCGATCAAACTGCACGCGCGTGCCATGACATCGACCATGCCGCGGGTGACCCCTGGGATTAGCTACCTCTTGACCTCTTGGGGGGACTCACCGAATAGCCGCTCGACACTCTCCCACTCAACCTCGCGGTGGGACCAGCGCTCGATCTCGAAGAACCACGGCTCGAATGGTTGGCGGATGATGCTTGGTCGTCGACCAAGTGTCATGCACGCCACGACGTCGCGGACGGCCAGTTGTTCAAGCACAAAGCGCGTGACCGAGTATTGGTCCttgagggagagggagacgaCCTTTtgtgcgccgccgaggcggtcgatGAGGCGCACGGCCGTGACGAGCGTCTCCTCCCATGAgttgtcggcggcgagggtgcAGGCGACAATGCACGAGAGCATGGCGGCGAGCGTGCCCTCGATCTCGTTCATGTACTTTTCGGGTTGGCGTAGGATCGGGTCGAGCAGTTTCAGGACTTTGCGCCGCGCGTCTCCTGCAACGCGCTGCGCTGCGCGCTGGTTGCTCGGGTCATCTGCGTAGCGGAGACGCACGGCACCGACGGCCAGCAGGGCTATCCTAAGCGCATCagccgagggcgagacgctggtgtcagctcagAGCTCACATGAACAAAACCAGCTTACCCAGGGGCATtgcggagggcgaggggtGCATGGATCGAGACCCAGGGGTTAAACGGGTTCTTGGGAGGGTTGAAAGCGATGAGTTCTTCAGCCGTCTGGATGTAATGACGAAACGtgagcacctcgtcacTGGGGTTAATCCACTTTGACATGGTATTGCTCACCTCTTATGGAAGAATGTCTCGAGCATTGTTCTGCGGTCAGCGCGCACAACAATCAACGCACGGGTCCATCATGAGTTTCTTGCGCGTCGTGTGCGAAATCCACTCGATGCCCGTGTCGACTGGGCCGACGCTAGGGGACGGTGGGAGTGTAACCGTCCCcttggcggtggtgggagtAGCGACGCTGACTTGAGGCGACGCATCTGATCCACTGGCAGTCTGCTGCCGAGACACGGGTACATGTacagggcggcggcgcttgcgTGGATTTGGTGGCTTCTCTGGTCCCCACTCACACTGGCGTCAACAAATTGCAATTGACTGACATCTTATCGCGCCCGTTACGAGGCTCGTATCGACGCGCGAACCCTACTCACATCCCTGTCACCAGTCTTGCAGCGAGTGCATACTGGTCGCACTTCGTCGCATTTGACGCGTCGGGACCGGCACGTGAGACAGCCATTTCGTGACCGTTGGAGCTGGTAGTCGTCTTGTTGTTGTGCCATTGATGATGAGGGAGCGATGTGGGAGATGGTGGGCTGGCAGGTGACAACTGGGGTTCGATACGATCAAAATGGATTGATATGCTAATAGGATTGTACCTCCAATACCTTTTTTGGTTCCGGTATTGCTTTTTCGGACCTTTGACGGGATGTCCGCGGCAACGGACCGGAGCACAATCTCTACATGCCAAGGCGctgttgacgaggagggaggaatCCGGAGACAGGATGCCGGCACACCGTCGATTGCGTTCCGTTAATCAGACTTGGTGAATCGGTTTCcggacgagctggccaTCTTAACCTCTCCAGCTGCTCCTCCAGCGCGTCCGCGTTCCGGTTGGTTTTTACCTTCTGTGGCCACTCAAAAGCGTCCAGGAAATGCACAAAATGTCAGCAACGCCTCGTTATATCAGTCGGTAGATTAAATGACTCTTAATGCGGATCTTTGGATTCCGGTTGATCATTCGGTCGTGGGTTCGAGCCCCACACGAGGCTGGCAGCGATGTCTACGTTTTGGCTGTGGCGTTTTGTCGCTCTGTGAGTGGGTTGGAACGGGGCGTAGAAGATTTGTAtgcggcgcggcggagggtCAGTCGATCGGTGATTTGATAGCTGTGTCACGCTTGGCACGCAGCGAGGTTGCTCTGGCCCTGAGGCCGACACATGCCGCATGGTTGCTTGATTGCCGTTCGGGAGTTAGAAACGCTTTAGTGTTGGCTTGGAGTAGCCTGGTGTCACCTGCTCACTGCTCACTCAAACCAGTAACCTAAAGTCCTATAATGTAATGTGATATTGCTGAGTATCTATGATCCTATGCCGCCTAATAAGTTCCGGCAGACACTTTCCAGCGTTCTAAACGAGTGTGCGAGGTTACGGTCCCACGCTGGTttactcgtcgtcggtctcGTTGACGACCGTCTCCTTGAACTTGCGAGCAGAGATGCGGCGCTCGAAGAGGATCTGTCCGTCAGTATAGTCTCCAAGGCTTCAAGACTCTCAGTACTCACGTCAAGTTGGCGGTACGTGCGGCCCTTGCACTCGGGAAGGCGGAAGTATGCccagacgaggacgaggaagcACGAGCCGCCCCAGAAGAAACCGGCGAGGCCGCGCCAGTTCCACGCAGTCGGGTTGACCTGGTACGTGCACAGGATACCCGCGACGACACTGGTGATGTTGTACACGATAcgggcgaggccgacagtcttgccgcgcaggcgcgTGCTActgacctcgccgacgatgCAGTATGCCATGGGGCCGACGGTGAAGTCGTACACGAAGACCCACATCATGACGAATGCGGCTTGGACCCagcgggcggcgggctTTTCGACGGCGGGAATGGCCAGACCACCAATCACCATCAGGAGGACGAAGAGGGTCGAGAGACCGCCGAGGTAGACTGTGCGGCGGCCAAACTTGGTCATGGTGATCCAGGAGGCACAGGTACCGACAAAGGCGAGGGCCATTgtgccgaggccaagcttgAACGAGTTGGCCTCGGAGAGACCAGCCTGCTGGAAGTAGTAGGTGGGCATGTTGGCGAAGGAGGAACCCGAGAGGATCTGGGCGGCCCAGGCGATACAGGCGATCtcggtgcggcggcggtcgaCGCCACGGAGGCAGTCGATGTAAGATGAGCCGGTTCTGTGGTTAGCTTTGGGGTGGCGGGGTTACTCACTCAGTGTCGATCTCAAACTGGTTCGTACGGACCATCATGGCAACAGTGTTGGCGGGGGTGACCTTGTCGTGCTTGCCCTGGAGGCGGGAgacggcggcctcggcctcgggaAGGCGGCCCTGGCGGACAAAGAACCAAGGACTCTCGGGAGCCAACCAagcgaggatgaagaggggGACGGGCCAGACCCACTGGATGGCCCAGGGGATCTTGTACGACCACATGTCCGTGCGGGTctggacgccgacgaggacacCGGCCGAGATGAACTGGCCGATGACCCAGCAGAGGTTGATGTAGGTCGTGAGGTAGCCGCGGAGAGAGACGGGAGCGATTTCCGAGGCGTACGAAACGGCAGACTAATGTTAGTTGTAGTaaaggcggaggagctTACAGAGGAAAAGGCGCCCCAGGGGATACCGCagaggagctcgccgacgaaCAGAACCTCGatggagggcgagaagaagacgacgaaGATGAAGGCCGACATTAGGACCAGATTGATCATGATCGTCTTGCGGTAACCGTACTTGTCCTGGAACCAGGATGCGATAAAGATGCCAATGACGTTACCGATAGTGGGGGCCTGTCCCACTGCCGTCTGCCATGCCGGGGTGAGCTGCCATCCAACACCCTCGGTGAAGACGCCAAATTTCTGGCGGTATgtctcgagggcgagaatGTTACCGAGGAGTGCCGTGTCGTAACCTTCCATGATAATGACCAGGGACATGGCAAACGACCAGAAGATGGCGGTCGGGTAGAGCTTGAAGCTCTCgcggagggtgagggcctgctcggcctcctcaccctcaatAGCGTCGGCGCGGAGTTGATCCCATCCGTCCGTCTTCTTGAGGTTGTCCATGTGTTCGAGGTGGACGTTGTGGGCAAAGGACTTGCCTGCCTCTGTGTCGAGGTTGAtcttgtcgtcgctgtAAGACATCGTTGTGATGATCTGGATGCTcgatggggatgaggatggggaCCCAGAGACGTTTTATCCTTCTGGACTTTCCACTGATCGCTCCACTGTGGGGCAGGTGGGGCTCAGATATCGGCGCCTCCCCGCTCGCAAACCGTAATCAACAAGACCGTTGTGAGACATGGATGTATGCAAACAATGTTTCCAGGATGAGATTGTCGGTGATGCGCCGACATTGTGAGGATTCCGACCCCGAAGAATCACCGAAGTAGTACCAAAGTTGCTCCAAGGGGTAATTGATTCCTGTTCTCGGCAAGGTCAACCAATCGAATCTGATTACAATCTAAACTCAACGTCGGAacatcatccatcatccttCATTCTCTCGCTGCAACGCCGAGATGAGCATGGGCGGAAGAGTGCACGGCCAAACCTAACAAGAGCCTCGGCTTCCAATACGCTCGTTTGATCATCTGCCCTTTCCGAAGGCCCGAGCCGCCCCACAGCGATGCCCCGCGACAGTAGCCCTGCGCCTTCCCCTAAGCGCCCATCCTGCCGCCTCTGCCGCCTCCGCAAAGTCAAGTGTGTCAAGGAGGATGGGGCCGAGAGGTGTAGCTCGTGTATCGTGCTGGACCGCGAGTGTCAAGACCCGCAGGATCGGCGTCGGCCCGGGCCAGTAAGCAGGTGAGTGACATGACCTCGTAGGCACTGACCACAGGTACTCGCGCCAGGCCAttgccgaggttgaggcaAGGGCACCCCCACCGGCACCGGCATCCGCACCGgcacacccacacccacaccgtgccctcctcccgtcACCGACGCACGCGCAGTCTAAACATCCAGATAGAGGCTCGAGTTTGTcgcactcaccctcacAGCCGACGAGTTCGAGCCACGCCAGCCATacttcgccgccgcgctgggATGTCGGATCTCAGCGATCGACGTACGATGCTCACCTCTCGTTCCCTCCCGCCCATTTCTCAGACGGCCCGTCACGGCCATTCGCTAGTGGCGCCGGGGCCAGTATTCCTCAACCCAGCAATCCCGTGCATATCGTGAGCTCAAGTATCCGAACCAGCTCATTCAGCCCCCGTTGTTCACAGCATCTCACACCTCCAAGCATGCACGGTCACATATCGAGGACGTCCTCCCCTGGTCCACCGCCATGCGGATCCTACATGCCTACCACGACTACCTCTAGTACGTTGCCCGTGAACACGCTGACCTAGCCCGCTCATGCCGTGCGTCCACTGGCCAAGTTTTGtgcagcagctcgtcgcgcgcgaagACGAGCGCAATAGGCACTGGCGCGCGTTCGTCTTTGCGCTCCTGGCGTACTCGATTGTACAGTTGCCACGGTCGTGCCTCGACTTTGCGCTTGTGCCCGAACTCGTGCGGTATCACCAGCAATGCTTCTCTGCGTCGCGGGCCCTGCAGAGCCGGGCATTTGCAGACATGTCCTCGGTGGACATTGCGACGCTCTAGTGAGTTGATGACCAGCCGTCGCTAACACCCAGCTGCCAGCACATTTACCTCTCGAGCCTGTTCAAGAAGAACATTGCGAATGTTGTGCTTGTACAGGCAATCAGGCTGGCACAGgacctcctcaacaccaactgcgaggacgcgatcgaggccgagctccgcCGTCGCGTATTCTGGCTCCTCTGTGCGTCTTGACAGGATAGGCTGACTCAGACGGCTCGGACCGCACAATCTGCGTCATGGACGACACACCCCTTCTCATATGGGACTGGGACATGAGCGTGCCGTACCCGCGCGCTCTCGATGACGAGTATCTGACGCGGGCAGGCGCGTTCGCGCAGCCCGCCAAGACGAGCGCACTCGCGGGCTTCCACTTTGTCTCGCGCAtcttccatctcctcggcgtggTGCTGAGCGCCCTACGGTCGCGGCGGAACAACCCGCCCAACTCGGAAatcgccgacctcctcagcctGCCACTCTACGTACCGAGCTCTGCCTACACGGCCGCTCTGGATGGCATCCTCGCAGACCTCCCGCCGGAACTCGAGTTGCGTGCCGATGCACCGGGGGACCAGCCGGCGTTTGCGATCTGTCGCGTCAACATCCTCATCTCGCAGGCGACGGTGCGCCAAGCCATCCAGGCATACGCCGAGGCGCTAGGCGAGGATACAGCGGGACACGCACCCAGTGCGCTCGTGATGACCATACTACGCTCCATGCCGACCGATAGTTTGACGGCCAACGGCGACAGCCTGCGCATGAAGGTGCTGTACTTTGTGCTTCAGGGGATGGGGAGCGATGACGCGAGCAGTGCAGACTTTCTCGACATGGTGAGTTGCAGATCCAGAAAAGGTGGGGCTGAGACAAGTACATGCGCCTGCGTGACACACAGGAAGCGCATGTCCTCCACGAGCCGCCTGAcatctcggacgaggatgatggcgaggatATGGCCGTGTCGCCCGAGGTAGGGACAGGTTTGAGGAGATAAAATTGGTGCCGGTCCGCCGATCTCAAAGGGCCCAGAGATATCTCAAACTTGTCGTATCTCAATCTCAAAGCGATATCTCATCTCAAACCCGGATCGGTGCCGGGTGTCAGTGACCAGTGCTGCATGGGGCACAAAGTGTCCGAGTCGGGCCGCTTACTTGCATGCATGCTGATGCTGAGGGGGGATATTCCGATATTGCACGTGTTGTGACGGTGTTGTGCACGGTTATTGAGGACCGAGCCCACTACGTCATAGTTTGTCCGCGAACATTACCAGGCCGACAGTCACCGAATCCGACACTCGGCTGCTCACCACATGACATCTGGCCACTGCTGTAGATAGCAACCCCAGCGCCCCCAGCACCCCAGCACTCCCACATGATACATGCATCTTGTCCAACAGTAGGCatcgcgcgcctcgcctAACGCGGCTTGCCGGCCGCGCACGACTTagggaggagaagaggcgTGCCTGGCGGGGAGCTACTTTTAGGTCTCGGCCAGGAGAGTTGTCAGGAGTTGTTCCGATCGACCCGCCACCACGGAACCACGGACAATCGGCATCGCGGCAGCTGCTCCACAGCTTTGCATCCATATCATATCTCAAAGACGTCGCAAAGCCGTGACTCGGTCACCAGCCCAAAATCTTGACGTTGCCCACTACACTTTAGACTATTGACTATTTAACACGCGTCGACTGTCGACTGCAGCACTCACGACCCAGCTGCCCGCCTCACCATTCCCACGCCAGGGCCACATACGTCACTTGTCCCCGTCCACTGTCCACGAAACAATGCCGGGCTTCAACCACATCAGAGTCCGCAAGTCGTACTCGCGCGACACGATCATGGTCTCGCCAGTGGACGAGAACGGTGCGGACAGATATGCGGACGCATCGAACCCACACGTCGTGCAGGCTGTCTCGCATGCGAccatcgtcgacgacgagtgtAATGGGGGTATCCCCAACACGCACGTCGCGTATCAATACCTCGCCGATGCGCTTGGGAGTGTACGTGTCCTCCGTCGCGGGCCAGAGATGAGCGGCGGTCCCGAACCGCGCCCAACCTTACCTGGGCGAATCAAGGCGCAAACAATGGTCCGCTTCATCGACCTGACGGCGTGGAACTCGGACGAGCCCGACAACTACTGGCGCACGCGGCCGATCATGAGTCTCCTCCCCCGTCCTCAAGGGGCGACGCGAACGGTCCTCAACACGTCCTTTGATCCTCGGCATCCACGCCTCCGCGAGGCGAGTTTCAGTGCATATTTCCTCGGACAGAGAGAGGTGGTTCTCATCTTCACGCCATATGAGCGCGTACAGACTCCGCCTCCAAGCAAAGTCGTACCGATGAGTGCGACGAATTCGCCAACAGGTACACCGGGGACACCTATCGAGGGGCAGTCTCCACGCACCAGTTCGGAAAAGCGGATGGGGTTCATCACAAGTAACATTCCACCCGAGGACCGGTGGCTCGGAATGATCAACGACCTCATGTACGCCCTCTCCGAGTGTTTCCAGGGCACAACGTGTAAATTCACCCTGGTGGGATTGGACACGATCCCAACCGCCGCACTCAATCTCGACCCGGCGCTGGCAGACGATTGGATCACCCGCCGCGAGAAGATTCGCAAGTATATCGGACGCCAGGTCAACTTTACCCGCGGCGTGTATCCGCCCCAGCCGCCGATTCCGGCTGAtcagctcgccgccctcatcaAGGATATTGATATCCTCACCCGCGACGAGTACCGCCAGCAGGTTGGGCAGGAGGAGTTTGACCTCGTTACCGTGTGGTAGTCGTTAATGTAGTTTAATGTTAGACAATCTTAATGTGGCGGGGAAGGAACCGGGTTACCTGAGCTGACCTAGTGACTAACCAGCGTGGGGGTTGACCAATGGCACGCAGGCGAGCAGGTTTCATCCCAGTGCAAGTCTCGCATGTGTCAGGTACGTGTAGGAGGCGATGGACGTCAGGAGCTGTTCTGGTAGTCTCTGGCGAACGCTGGGCGATACCTAGCGTCACGAGCTGTTGTGGTAGTCTCTGGCGAACGCTGGGCGATACCTAGCGTGACAGCTTTTTCTGCGTTAGGATGGGCTTTGTGAGACTTGATTTGCCCTCTCCACGGCGGCAGTGGAATGTTTCACCGCATGTTCCGAGCGTCGAGCCCGGCGATGACCTCTCGCGTGCAGCTGGGCAGCGCCGGAGCACGGGCTGCCCTGTTTCGTAGAGACGAGACGAGAATCAGCCTCCGCCTTGGATCTTCGAATCGTTCGGCTCGCAGGTTTCGGATCATCGGACAACCTTGGAACCTTATCGCCTCACACGCGCGCCCTGGCTTCGGACCCAGGCCAAGTTCCGTTTGGTATGTGGCCAGACTTTGGCTTTGTCGAGACAGCGGCTCGGCCCGTCCCAGAATGCTGGGTTCATCGAGCCATGCCCGTTCCAGACTGCGTGGATCATCGAGCGATGCCCATCCAGACTGCCGGGTCGACGAGTGGCTCTTGGTTCGAGACGTGTCAGTAACCGCGGACGCAATCTCACGTGAGCATCCAAGATAGAATACCAGCGGATGTACCTCTCCGAATTGCCGATCACGCCTCCCATGAATTGCTCAACGACCAGGGAAAGGGAACCGATCTCTGATCCGGAGGCCCACTGAGCCCACCAGCGGAGACCCCGCTACCCCGCTACCCCGAGATCGCCAAAGCTGTGCTCCGACGCGACGGATTTGTGGTTGGTGGCGGTCGGGGCTAATGTCGAGACCAGGgttggaggttggggtGTTGGAAAATGGAATGGCTGAGGTGAGCCTTGTTCGGGTGTTGGAATGGCTGAGGTGAGCCTTGTGTTCGAGCGCTGGATGGCTGAGGTGAGCCTTGTGTCCGGGCGCTGGGATGGAGGTGAGCCTGTGTCGGGCGCTGGGATGTGGATGACGAAATGTGGAGAGACGTGACGCTGATGGCATCCATCGCGGGCGGTTACTTTCCATCACATCAGCAAGAGCGGAATGTGGCATGTGCATCAGACATGCACATCGCGTAAACGTCAGACAGACCGGTTAACATGTATTCATCCCGCAGCCAACCACCTCCTGGTGCACAGAGCTCGCCAAGACATGCATGCATCGATACTGGGACCGAGCTTTCAGCGCTTACTTGACTGTGAATGTagtcgtccttgagcgcatTTCGACAGGGTGAGGTCGATAGCCGAGACTGgtgcggtggtggtgagaTGGCCGTGCATCGTGTCGACCTTAGTTGCCATGTCGACCTTTGTTGCCGCACCGTATCCAAAGACTGCCGACCCTCAATTGTAGTTGTCCCTAGACGATGGCGCCTCCACAATGCCACAAGACTAAATGCGGGGTGGGCAGAGTACGAGGGCAGGGCCCAGCGCTGGGGGGAGTGTGTACGAGGGCAGGGCTCAGCgcgggggggagggggggggggatATATTCTCATTGCGTATTTAGGTGTCCCGTTGGAACCGGGGCGGTACGGTGATACCGGACGGGTGGTCTGTTGGCCGTTCCAGGCGTCGCCGAACGAACCACTGTGCAACAAGTGATGAAGCTGCGGCGTCGCCGCTATGCCTCTCGGAAAACACCTCCCCCAATCCGCCCCAGGAGCCAGGAGATAGTGCCCTGTCCCTGGGTTAGATACGATATCGCAAAGCAGTAAGCGCGATTGTCGCCTGGTTTGCTTGGAAGCCAGGGCTTGGACCTTGGGTACCTTGGGAGATATACCGGGAATGGCGGCGACTCCGGAGCGCCCAAGCTAGACAGGAAAGGCGGATGAAATGGCCCTTGACCGGCAGAGCCGGCATGAGACGCATGCCGCGGGCACTCCGCCTGGCTTGTCAGTGGATCAGTGGGATTTCATCGTCCTAGGTGCCCCGAAGGTGCCCCAGGTGTTTGGTCCATCATGTGACCGTGTGGGATACTGTACATGCGCCAAGTGGTATGGCAATCACCCAAGGTGCTGGCTCCCAGGTCTCGCCTGGTGCTGCCAAGCCGCTTAGATGCCCAAAGTGGCCCACCATCCTGTTAATCTTCATACATGTCGCAACACAAAGGGACGCCCTAGATCTGGTTATCTAGTTTCCTTGGGCGGGGCACCGTCGGCGCGTACAGCAGTTTGGAGACGGGTCAAGCTCCTTCGGATGCACCGCAACGCCCACCCATTTGGGCCCATGGCGCCCAACATGTGAGACAGTCGTCAGTCTATCCCCCGCATCACAGGGCAAAGTGATTGATTGATCAATTGTGCGGTGGCCCGCTCACGCGATTGCATTCACTTAAGAGCGGCACGTTCCGCTACAATctctcctccatcccccACACCCATCTTTCTCCTCAACCACCATGAGTTTCTCCTACGACGCAAAGGATGAGAAGGGCATTGGCACACCAATTCACGAGGAGGTCCAGCCCGTCCGCGCGGTCGAGT contains these protein-coding regions:
- a CDS encoding uncharacterized protein (Zinc-binding dehydrogenase); this translates as MQHPPPTSRAWTITGRGLPPSVLDLIERPTPTLPPHPLPSDVPQPEEWILIRIAYASLNPGAIFQMTLIPQRFRKAPFNVPEMDLSGTVVDVWHPDPTGPLKNETEGETPFGPGAPQRFNKGDGVCAMLPASHLLPTGTGALAEYAAIPARYAVPKPANVSFADSAALLAALTAHRMVVESGAKAGDSVLVIAASGGIGTMAVQMLRHVVGHLGRVVGVCSGKNSDMVKSLGADEIVDYTLHKSLPRFLARTYEKTPFNAVLDTLGFQDVYKASPAFLVEGGIYESVGIKPPTFWFPDFVRAVWTMKLNEWWPMSPWLGGVGRKWGACNMMSPSLAEREAVVGLMERGVIRVVRDSVWEFEQAREAYDKLAGRHAAGKVLVRVDPNVSEDAC
- a CDS encoding uncharacterized protein (Fungal specific transcription factor domain), with protein sequence MAQQQDDYQLQRSRNGCLTCRSRRVKCDEVRPVCTRCKTGDRDCEWGPEKPPNPRKRRRPVHVPVSRQQTASGSDASPQVSVATPTTAKGTVTLPPSPSVGPVDTGIEWISHTTRKKLMMDPTMLETFFHKSDEVLTFRHYIQTAEELIAFNPPKNPFNPWVSIHAPLALRNAPGVSPSADALRIALLAVGAVRLRYADDPSNQRAAQRVAGDARRKVLKLLDPILRQPEKYMNEIEGTLAAMLSCIVACTLAADNSWEETLVTAVRLIDRLGGAQKVVSLSLKDQYSVTRFVLEQLAVRDVVACMTLGRRPSIIRQPFEPWFFEIERWSHREVEWESVERLFGVTRGMVDVMARACSLIGTARETQALQSVGGLRAPPPQLQDAANGILGELQVLDQGFNYSPYHTRAQYGNHCYRHAMQIALMRDVLDFDADNERVVSSATAILELVRELDFEEGPTLNWLLWPLMLAGFHLGHEGREPLIRLLEHPGPQKCFDTRACIRLIQEFWDRQDRGVPVSHWEMLRTDAHRCLFAG
- a CDS encoding uncharacterized protein (Belongs to the major facilitator superfamily. Sugar transporter (TC 2.A.1.1) family), encoding MSYSDDKINLDTEAGKSFAHNVHLEHMDNLKKTDGWDQLRADAIEGEEAEQALTLRESFKLYPTAIFWSFAMSLVIIMEGYDTALLGNILALETYRQKFGVFTEGVGWQLTPAWQTAVGQAPTIGNVIGIFIASWFQDKYGYRKTIMINLVLMSAFIFVVFFSPSIEVLFVGELLCGIPWGAFSSSAVSYASEIAPVSLRGYLTTYINLCWVIGQFISAGVLVGVQTRTDMWSYKIPWAIQWVWPVPLFILAWLAPESPWFFVRQGRLPEAEAAVSRLQGKHDKVTPANTVAMMVRTNQFEIDTETGSSYIDCLRGVDRRRTEIACIAWAAQILSGSSFANMPTYYFQQAGLSEANSFKLGLGTMALAFVGTCASWITMTKFGRRTVYLGGLSTLFVLLMVIGGLAIPAVEKPAARWVQAAFVMMWVFVYDFTVGPMAYCIVGEVSSTRLRGKTVGLARIVYNITSVVAGILCTYQVNPTAWNWRGLAGFFWGGSCFLVLVWAYFRLPECKGRTYRQLDILFERRISARKFKETVVNETDDE
- a CDS encoding uncharacterized protein (Fungal specific transcription factor domain); its protein translation is MRILHAYHDYLYPLMPCVHWPSFVQQLVAREDERNRHWRAFVFALLAYSIVQLPRSCLDFALVPELVRYHQQCFSASRALQSRAFADMSSVDIATLYCQHIYLSSLFKKNIANVVLVQAIRLAQDLLNTNCEDAIEAELRRRVFWLLYGSDRTICVMDDTPLLIWDWDMSVPYPRALDDEYLTRAGAFAQPAKTSALAGFHFVSRIFHLLGVVLSALRSRRNNPPNSEIADLLSLPLYVPSSAYTAALDGILADLPPELELRADAPGDQPAFAICRVNILISQATVRQAIQAYAEALGEDTAGHAPSALVMTILRSMPTDSLTANGDSLRMKVLYFVLQGMGSDDASSADFLDMEAHVLHEPPDISDEDDGEDMAVSPEVGTGLRR